The Nocardiopsis composta genome includes the window CGCGGGGACATCGGGGTCCGCTCCCTCCAGGAGCACGCCGAGTCGCTGCGCGGCGCCCGGCGCTGACCGGCCGGTAAGGGGCCCGGCGGGCCGGCGGGGATCCGATCCCCGCCGGCCCGCCGGGCCCGCCCCAGTGTTGCAGTGAGGCAGGACGACAAGGTTGAGCGACTTCGGTCCGTTGCAGATGCGCTGCCCGGTGCTGACCGTGCGGAGGGTGGACGCCTACTACGCGATCACCGTGGTCGCCCCGGGCATCGCCGAGCGCTTCCGGGCCGGGCAGTTCGTCGCCGCCGCGGTCGGCGGCGAGCAGTCCAGCATGCTGCTGCGCCGGCCGTTCGCGGTGCACGACGTCAAACCGGACTACGGCGGCACCGTGGAGTTCCTGTTCTCGGTGCGCGGCGCGGGCACCGCCTGGCTCGCCGAGCGCCGCTCCAGGGACCTGCTCGACCTGGTCGGCCCGCTGGGCCGGCCCTTCCCGCTGCCCCGCGACCCGGTCAACTGCGTGCTGGTGGGCGGCGGCTCGGGAAGCGCCCCGCTGTTCCCGCTGGCGCACGCGCTGCGCCGCCGCGGCTGCCGGGTCGACGTGGTGCTCGGCGGCGCCTCGGCGGACCGGGTGTTCAGCGCGATCACCGCGCGCCGCATCGCCGAGACCGCCACCTTCACCACCGACGACGGCTCCTTCGGGGTGCGCGGCCCGGTCACCGCGCCGCTGGGCCGGGTCATCGAGGAGGCCCGCTCCGACGTGGTCTACGCCTGCGGTCCGATGCCGATGCTGCGCGAGGCCACCGCGGTCGCCGCCGAGCACGGCATCCCGATCCAGGCGGTGGTGGAGGAGACGATGGCCTGCGGCACCGGGGTCTGCATGGCCTGCGTCGTCCCGGTCGCGGGGGAGGACGGCATCACCCGGATGGTGCGCGCCTGCGTGGACGGCCCGGTCTTCCGCGGCGAGCGGGTGCGCTTCGACGACGTCGGCACCATCCCCTTCGACGCGCTGGGCGCCCCGGGGTGGAAGCCGGCGGCGGAGAGCGCCGTGGTGGACCCGGCCGACCGCGAGGCCGGATGAGCGCGCCCGCCCGGCGGTCCGGGACGGCGCTGGGATAGCGAGGAGGACCGATGAGCACCGACCTGCGGGTCCGGCTCAAGGACGTGGAGTTGGCCAACCCGGTGCTCGCCGCGGCGGGCTGCGCCGGGACCGGCCGGGAGCTGGCCCAGTTCTTCGACCTGTCCGGGATCGGCGCGCTGATCACCAAGTCGGTGACGATGGAGCCGCGGGCCGGCCACCCGGCGCCGCGGATCGCCGAGACGCCGAGCGGGATGCTCAGCGCCACCGGCCTGCAGGGGCCGGGGATCGAGGTCTTCCTCCAGCGCGACCTGCCCTGGCTGCTCTCCCGCGGGGCCCGGGTCGGCGTCTCGCTGGCCGGCGGCGGGGCCGCCGAGTACGGCGAGCTGGCGCGGCGGCTCTCCGAGGCGTCCGGGGTCTCCTTCGTCGAGGTCAACCTCTCCTGCCCGAACCCCTCCGACCAGGGCCGGCACTTCACCGACGACCCGCGGGAGGCCGCCCGGGTGGTGCACGCGGTCCGCTCGCACACCCGCTCCGACATCCCGGTCTTCGCCAAGCTGGCCGCCGACGTGCCCGACCCGGTGGAGCTGGCCGAGGCCTGCGCGCAGGCCCGGGCGGACGGCCTGTCGCTGATCAACACGGTGCGCGGGATGGCGATCGACCCGCGCACGCTCCGCCCGGCGGTGGCCGGCGGCATGGGCGGGGTCTCCGGCCCGGCGATCCGCCCGATCGCGGTGGGCTGCGTGCACCGGGTGCACGCGGCCCTGCCCGAGCTGCCGATCATCGGCAGCGGCGGGGTGCGCACCGGGGGCGACGTCCTGGAATTCCTGGCCGCGGGCGCATCGGCGGTCGCGGTGGGGACGGTGACCTTCCACGACCCCTCGGCCTGCGTGCGCATCGTCCGGGAGCTGGAGGAGGCGCTCGCCGAGCACGGCGTGGACCGGGTCCGCGACGTGGTCGGCGCCGCGCACCGCCCGCTCGGCGCGGCGGCCGGCGCGGGACCGCTCCCGCGCGGCTGAGCACGGGGTTCGCCCGCCCGGACGGAAGGGCGGCCGACTCCGTGAGACAGCCTGTGGCGGCGCGGACACGCGTCCGCGTCGCAGGTGTGCCGCCGGCGGCTCCCGAGGCCGCTGGGGCCGTTTGAGGGCCGGGCAGGCACGTCGTGCCCCCGACGGGCGCGACGTGCATGAACCGGCCGATGCAGGGAACCTGCACGGTGCAGTGGACCAGGTCGCCGCGCCGCCCGTGCGGTTCGCCCTCCCGCAGCCGCCCGGCTGCGGGGGATCCCCGCTCAGTTCCGCTCACGAAGGAGAAGGATCGTGGCCGCGCCCATCGCAGTAGCCATCGACGCACCCGAGATCGAGACCGCGGCCCGCTGGGCGTCGGCGGTCGCCCCGCACGTCAGCACGGTCAAGGTCGGGCTGGAGCTCTACCTGCGCTACGGGCCCGAGGTGATCAGCACGGTGCGCGGGGCCAACCCCGTCTCGGTCTTCCTCGACCTGAAGCTGCACGACATTCCGGCCACGGTGGCCGGGGCCGCGCGCAACGTCGCTCGGCTGAAGCCGTCCATCCTGACCGTGCACGCGGCCGGCGGGGCGGACATGATCAAGGCCGCGGTGCAGGCGGCACCGGACACTCGCATCGCCGCGGTCACCGTGCTGACCTCGCTGGACGACGCGGCGCTGGAGAGCATCGGGATGCGCGGCCCGGCGGCCGACGCGGCCCGCCGGCTGGCGGTGCTCGCGGTGGTGTCCGGTGCGCAGGCGCTGGTCTGCTCGCCGCACGAGGTGCCGGCGCTGCGCGCCGAGGTCGGCCCGGACGTCCAGCTCATCACGCCGGGCGTGCGCCCGGCCGGCGCGGACCGGGGCGACCAGGCCCGGGTCGCGACGCCGGAGGAGGCCCTGGCGGCCGGTGCGGACCTGCTGGTGATCGGCCGGCCGATCACCCGGGCCGCCGACCCGGGCGCGGCGGCGGCCTCGCTGGCGGCGGCGCTGCGCCGCGCGGAGGCGGCCGGCCGGGCCTGATCCGGCCGGGAGGAGAAGCGAGGGCGGGTTCCCGCGGGCACCGCGGGACCCGCCCTCGGCCGTGTCCGGGAGCGGCCGCACCGCATTCTCGTGCCCCACAGTATCCGATTGCGGACGCAAGGTACCTCCGTATTCAGGTGTCCGAAACCCGGGGGTTCGGGCGGGGCGCGACCGGTTCCGGCCCAGGAGGGGAGCGGTTCACGGGAATGAGGCGTCCGCGGAGTGGAGGGCCAAAAGTCCCGAATTCAACCGCGCAGCGCAATCGAGCGGAGACAGAGAGTGATTAATTGGATGAATTGCCGCTCTATTAGCGCTCGAAGGGCCACTTTGCGTTGCCGAACGGGGTCGGAACCTACTAACTTGCGCAGGCGTCCGCCCTCCACGAACGAGAGAAAACCGAGGTGACCCGGCGTGGCCCTTCCTCCCCTCACACCCGAGCAGCGCGCCGCGGCTCTGGAGAAGGCCGCTAAGGCCAGAAAAGAGCGCGCGGAAGTCAAGAACCGCCTGAAGCACGGCGGCGTCTCCCTGTCGGAGGTGCTCGCCGACGGCCAGACCGACGACGTCATCGGCAAGATGAAGGTCTCGGCTCTGCTGGAGTCGCTCCCCGGCGTCGGCAAGGTCCGCGCCAAGCAGATCATGGAGCGGCTCAACATCGCCGAGTCGCGCCGAGTCCGGGGCCTGGGCGCCAACCAGCGCGCCTCCCTGGAGCGCGAGTTCGGCGGCGCCAAGTAAGGCGGCCGATCCATCCGCCCGCGGCGGCCCCGCGCTGAACGGGGCCGCCCCGGCGCCGCCCGACCGCCCGCATCCAGCGGCGGCGGCCGGCGGCGCCGGGGGCAGCAGTACGCGCCGCGGTCCGGCATGACCCGCCGCACACCCCGCTCAGGGGCCGTGCGGACGGGCCCGCCGGGCCGCGGCGCGGTGGTATAAAAGACCAATCATCACCGGCCCGGGGAAGCGTCCCCTCGTGCGGACCGACCGGAGCCGGGCGCCTCCGGCGCCAAGCCAGCCCCAGCGTCGCACCGAGAGTTTGAACGCCACGTGCCTATCGATCCCGAAGACCGGTCCGCAGCAGGGCCGGAGGACGCCGGCGCCCCGGAGCGGCGGCTGACGGTCCTCTCCGGCCCCTCCGGGGTCGGCAAGAGCACCGTCGTCAAGGAGCTCCGCGCCCACCATCCCGAGGTGTGGCTCTCGGTGTCGGTCACCACCCGCGCCCCGCGCCCCGGGGAGACCGACGGGGTGGAGTACTTCTTCGTCGGCGCCGACGAGTTCGAGCGGATGGTCGCCGAGGGCAGCCTGCTGGAGTGGGCCGAGTTCGCGGGCAACCGCTACGGCACCCCCCGCGCCCCGGTCGAGGAGCGGCTGCGGGCCGGCGTCCCGGTCCTGCTCGAGATCGACCTGCAGGGCGCCCGCCAGGTCCGCGAGTCCATGCCCGACTCCTTCCACGTCTTCCTCGCCCCGCCGTCCTGGGAGGAGCTGGTGCGCCGGCTTACCGGCCGCGGGACCGAGGCCCCCGAGGTGGTCCAGCGCCGGCTGGACGCCGCCCGGGTCGAACTGGCCGCGGAGAAGGAGTTCGACGCCACGCTGGTCAACACGTCCGTCGAGAACGTGCGCGACGAGCTGCTAGCGTTGGTCCTCGCGCCGAAGGTGTGACCGCCGGCGCCCTCCCGGCGCCGGACCCGGGCACCCGCAGCGCGGATATCCTGGAGGTTCCGCGGACCCCGCGGGTTCCGCGCAGGCCGTGCGGCGCACGGCCACCGCACCATCCGTCAACAGGCCCCGTCACAGGGGGCCGCCGACCGTCCAGGGGGACGCACGTGGCAGGCACCGAGCCCGTCGCCGAAGGCATCACCAACCCGCCCATCGACGACCTCCTCGAGCTCGTCGACAGCAAGTACAGCCTGGTCACCATGGCCTCCAAGCGGGCCCGGCAGATCAACGCCTACTACGCCCAGCTGGGCGAGGGCCTGCTGGAGTACGTCGGCCCGCTGGTCGAGACCCAGGTCCAGGAGAAGGCCCTGTCCATCGCGCTGCGCGAGGTCAAGGCCGGGCTGCTCACGGCGGAGCCCTACGAGGGCAACTGAGCGCCGAGGGACGGAGGCGCGGTGCGCGCCCGGGCTGCGCCCGGGGCGGCGCCGGCCGCCGCCCCCGCCTCGGCTAGAGTCCGAACGTGAACACACCGATCGACGACGGCGCCGCGCCCGAGGTGGTCCTGGGCGTCGGCGCGGGCATCGCCGCCTACAAGGCCTGCGAGCTCCTCCGCCGCTTCACCGAATCCGGGCACAAGGTGCAGGTCGTGCCCACCGCCGAGGCGCTGCGCTTCGTGGGCGAGCCCACCTGGGCCGCGCTCTCCGGGCGCCCGGTGGCCACCGGCGTCTGGGACGCCGTGCACGAGGTCCCGCACGTGCGCATCGGCCAGCGCGCCGACCTGGTCTTCGTCGCCCCGGCCACCGCCGACCTGCTGGCCCGGGCCGCCAACGGGCTCGCCGGCGACCTGCTCACCAACACCCTGCTCACCGCGCGCTGCCCGGTCGTCTTCGCGCCCGCGATGCACACCGAGATGTGGGAGCACCCCGCCACCCGGGCCAACGTCGCCACGCTGCGCGAGCGCGGCGCCATCGTGCTGGAGCCCGCCGAGGGCCGGCTCACCGGCGCCGACACCGGCAAGGGCCGGCTGCCCGACCCGGAGGCGCTGTTCGAGGCCGGCCGGGCGGTGCTGCGCCGCGGGAGCCTCCCCGCCGACCTGGCCGGACGGCGGGTGGTCGTCTCGGCCGGCGGCACCCGCGAGGCCATCGACCCCGTCCGCTACCTGGGCAACCGCTCCTCCGGGCGGCAGGGCTACGCGCTGGCCGCCACCGCGCTGGCCCGCGGCGCCCGGGTCACCCTGGTCACCGCCGCCACCGGGCTCACCGCCCCGGCCGGCGCCGACGTGCTCCCGGTCGAGTCCGCGGTGCAGATGCGCGAGGCCGTGCTGGAGGCCCGGCGGGACGCCGACGCCGTGGTGATGGCCGCGGCCGTGGCCGACTTCCGCCCGGCCGAGCAGGCCCCCGGCAAGATCAAGAAGACCGGCGCCGGCCCCAAGCCGATCGAGCTGGTGGAGAACCCCGACATCCTCGCCGAGCTCGCCCGGGAGCGGACCGCCGCCGGGCAGGTGGTGGTCGGCTTCGCCGCGGAGACCGACGACGTGCTGGCCAACGGCCGGGCCAAGCTCGCCCGCAAGGGCTGCGACCTGCTGGTCGTCAACCAGGTGGGCGACGGCAGGGCGTTCGGCACCGAGGACAACCAGGCGGTGATCCTGGGGGCGGACGGCGGCTCGGCGGAGGTGCCGCACGGCCCGAAGAGCGCGCTGGCGGACCGGGTCTGGGACCTCGTCCGCGACCGGCTCCCGCGAGTGTGAAAAGATCCCCTCCGATGTTGCGCGTGCGGCGACCCTGTTTCGCTGTACGCTACGAAAACCCCAGCGCATGGGCATGATCAGATCCGGCCGTGGAACTTTTCGTGTGTTATGCGTCACACTTGGTTCGCGAGCGCCTGAAGTGGTGTTCCGCGAACCGGCGACGGGCGACCGCCGCCGAACGAAAAGCTGGAGCGGACCCGACAGAGCCGCACGCCCAGGGCGCGACGGACAGGGCACCACTACAGTGGACCAGGAAACCAACCCCGCGGGTCGGTAAAGCCCGGTGGACCCCCACCTCCCCGGCGCGGCACCGTCCTGCAGAGACAACTGTCAGCCAGCAGCCGCTGCAAGGAGTCACTCAACGTGTCCCGTCGCCTTTTCACCTCCGAGTCGGTCACCGAGGGCCACCCCGACAAGATGGCCGACCAGATCAGTGACGCGATCCTCGACGCGATGCTCAAGGACGACCCGTCCAGCCGGGTCGCCGTGGAGACCCTGATCACCACCGGGCAGGTGCACATCGCCGGTGAGGTCACCACCAAGACCTACGTCGACATCCCCGCGATCGTCCGGAAGAAGATCCTGGAGATCGGGTACGACTCCTCCGCCAAGGGCTTCGACGGGGACTCCTGCGGGGTCTCGGTCTCCATCGACCAGCAGTCGCCGGACATCGCCCAGGGCGTCGACACCGCCTACGAGGCCCGCGTCGACGGCGAGGACGACGCGCTGGACCGGCAGGGCGCCGGGGACCAGGGCCTCATGTTCGGCTACGCCAACCGCGAGACCCCCGAGCTGATGCCGCTGCCGATCAAGCTCGCGCACGCGCTCTCCCAGCGCCTCTCCCAGGTGCGGCACGACGGGACCGTTCCCTACCTGCGCCCGGACGGCAAGACACAGGTCACCGTCGAGTACGACGGGGCCACCCCGGTCCGGCTGGACACCGTGGTCGTCTCCAGCCAGCACGCCCCGGACATCGACATCAACGAGCTCCTCACCCCCGACATCAAGGAGCACGTGATCGCCCCGGTGGTGGCCTCCTACGGGCTGGAGGCCGACGACTACCGGCTGCTGGTCAACCCCACCGGGCGGTTCGAGATCGGCGGCCCGATGGGCGACGCCGGCCTGACCGGCCGCAAGATCATCGTCGACACCTACGGCGGCTACGCCCGGCACGGCGGCGGCGCCTTCTCCGGCAAGGACCCGTCCAAGGTCGACCGCTCCGCCGCGTACGCGACCCGCTGGGTGGCCAAGAACATCGTCGCGGCCGGCCTCGCCGACCGCGCCGAGGTCCAGGTCGCCTACGCCATCGGCAAGGCCCACCCGGTGGGCGTCTTCATCGAGACCTTCGGCACCGAGCAGGTCGCCCCGGACGTCATCGAGAAGGCCGTCAAGGAGGTCTTCGACCTGCGCCCGGCCGCCATCGTGCGCGACCTCGACCTGCTCCGCCCGATCTACTCCGGCACCGCGGCCTACGGCCACTTCGGCCGCGAGCTCCCCGAGTTCACCTGGGAGTCCACCGAGCGCGCCGCGGCCCTCAAGGCCGCCGTCGGCGCCTGAGGCCCCGCCCGCCCAGCGGAACCGGACCACCGGCGGCCGCCCCTGCCCGGGGGCGGCCGCCGCCGTCTTCCCCGGTGGCCCCGGCGCCGCGGCCCTGCCGACGCGCGGCGGCCTCACGCGGTCGTCGCACCGGAGCGCGCCGCTCTGCCCCGGGCCCCGGATTCCGCGGCCGGTGCGCGGCCGGAGCCGGGGGCGACGGCGCCCCATGCGGCCCTGCCTTCCCACGCCCCTCTCCGCGGTCGCACTCCCGCCCGGTCGCCGAGGCCGTCGCCTTCTCCGAGCGGGCATCCGCGCCCCCGACCGGTGCACGGGCGGCCGGGGAAGACGACAGAGCCGAGGCGCGACGCAGGCAGGAGCGGCTCCAGAGTGGACCGGGGCCCGGAGCCGGCCGCGTCGGCCCCGCCGCCGGGCAGGACGCGCCGGCCCGCCGCAGAACAGGGGAGGAGCCGCTCTTCCCGGCCGGACCGCAGGTGGCGGCAGCCGAGTGAAGCGGCGTGCCGCCGGGCCCGCGGCGCCAGGGGCATCGCGGAGGGGATCAGCCGTGCAGCTCCCGGTAGGCCTGTTCGGCGCCGGGGTGCAGCGGCACGCCGGAGGTGCCGATCAGCGTGCTGGCGCTGAGGAACTGGGTGCCCAGCGTGTACCCCGGGATCAGCGACGGAGCCTCCTCCACCAGCACCCGGACCAGGGCCGCGGCCACCTCGTCGGCCAGGCCGGCCGAGCAGGCCAGCAGCGACGGCACCCCCACGGTGGCGACCGGCGCGACCGCCCCGTAGGCGCCGGCCGGGACGTCGATCGGGGCGTACACCGGGCCGTGCTCGGCCCGCAGCTCCGCGGCGACCCCGTCCAGCGGCACCAACCGGATCCCGGTGCGCGCCTCCAGCGCGGACAGCGCCGGCGTGGGCACGCCCCCGGACCAGAAGAACGCGTCCACCTCGCCCGCGGCCAGCGCCCGGGCCGCCTCCGCCAGCGGCAGGTGCACCGCCTCCACATCCTCCCCCGGGCGCAGCCCCGCCGAGGCCAGGATCCGCTCCGCGGTGAACGCCGCCCCCGCCCCGGAGTCGCCCAGCGACACCCGGCGGCCGTCCAGGTCGGCGAGGCGGCGCACCCCGCCGTCGGCCGCGGTGACCAGCTGCGTGTAGTTCTCGTAGACCCGGCCCAGCGCGCGCAGCCGCCCGCCCGGAGACGACCCGCCGGCGGCGGCGTCGGCCAGCGACAGCGCCAGGTCGGCCCCGCCATCCCGGAGCAGCCCCAGGTTGTCCAGACTGCCGCCGGTCGCCCGGGTGCGCACCCGCAGCCGCCGCTCGCTCCGGTTCACCGCCTCGGCCAGCAGCTCCGCGAAATCGGCATAGAGCCCGCCGGGCTCCCCGGACGCCAGCACCAGCTCCCGCCGCTCCTCCAGCCCGCACCCGCCGAGCAGCGCCCCCGCGGCCCCGGCGGCCAGCGCCGCCAGCACGGCCCGCCGCGACGGCCCGCCTCGGCGCTCCGCGGCGCGGAGGTCGCGCGTCACCGCGGGCCCCCGATCCGCCGGTCGTGCCCGTATCCGATGCCGCGGACAGGGCCGCGGGTCCCGGACCGACCCCGGCCACCGCGCCGGATCCGGCGGAAGGCCTCCCCGGCCCGGGGTGCGCGGTCCGCGCCGTGCGGTACGGCCGCGGCCCGGTCGACCAGGACCACCATGGTGCACCCGGCGAACCGCCGGGCGGAGGCCGGCCGCGGCGCCGCGCCCGGCCCGCTCGCCGCCGGGCCGACCGATGAGGAGCGCACCCGCGGTGTGCGGCCCAGGGCGGGCGGAGTACCGGAAACGGGCCCCGGATCCAGGGGGCCGTCCGCGGGCCGCGCACCGCACAGGCCGAAGAGCCGGTCCCCGGGAACGCCCCCGCCGTCCGGGAAGCGAGGGGCGCCGCCGCGGCCGCCTACCGGAACACCGGACACCAGGCCGCCGCGGCCCCCGCGGCCCGGGGAGCGAGACGGCGGGGCCGGAGCCTGCACCGGCCCGGGCGGTCGGCGACCCGTACCGACCGGTGGTGTCGGGGATTCTGCCAAAGCAAGGGGCGCCGGGAGAACGCGCACCTCAGGGCGGTGATCGCCGGCGTGCGGCGCTGGACGCGAGGCCCGAGCGGGCCGGTGCGGGACGGCAGGGGACCGATCGGCCCCTCGCCGGTCCCGTCGACGGTTCGACGGCGTCATCGAGCCTCCTCTCCAGGGCGGCCTTGCAGAGGCGCGTCCCCGGCCCGACCGGCGGCGCGCGGCAGGTCGATGGCGACGGTGAGGCCGTGCGGGGCGGCGGGGAGCAGGGTCAGGGCGCCGCCGCGGGCGGTGGCCAGGCGCTCCAGGATGGCCAGGCCGAGGCCGGTGCCCTGGGCGGGGGCGGTGCCGGAGCGCCAGAACCGGCGGGTGGCCCGCTCCAGGTCCTCGTCCGGCATGCCGGGGCCGTCGTCGCGGACCTCGACGCGGACCATGTCCGGGGCGGGGCCCGCGGCGCAGCCGATCCGGATCCGGGCGCCCGGTCCCGCGTACTTCACCGCGTTGTCCAGGGCGATGTCGAGCATCTGCGCCAGCTCGCCCTCGGCGACGGCGACCGGAACGGCCGCGGCCCCGGGCGCGGTGGAGGACTCCCCGTCCACCGGGCCGCCGGTGTCCCGGTTCCGGGCCTCCCCTGCGCCGTCCCTGACTGCCGGGGCACTCAGGACCTCCGAGAGCTCCCCGCGGTGCGCGGCGGCCCCTCCTTCCGGCGGGAGGGCTTCCGGACGGGAGGCGGGGGCGTCGTCCGCCGCCCGCCGGGCTGCGTCCCGGGAGGGGACGGGCCCGGTTCCGCGGCCGGGGGCGGTGGAGCCCTCGGCTTCCGGGGCCTCCGGGAGGGGAGGGGCGTCCGCGGGGTCCGTGCTCTGCCGAGCGGGTTTCGGACCCTTCTCGCAGCAGGGGACCTCTCCTTCCGTCGGAAGGGCCTCCGGGCGGGAGGCGAGGACACCGTCCTCCGCTTCCCCGGATCCGCCGGCCGAGGAGGCGGATTCGCGGGCGGGGCCGGTGGCGTCCGCGGCGTCGGGGGCGGCCGTCTCCGGGGCCGCCGCCCGCCAGGCGCCGGGGGCGCCGCAGAGACCGGCCCGCTCCGCGGCGGGGCTCTCCGGATGCTCCGTCCCGGCCGCGCCGGGCCACGGGGGCGCTTCGAGGCGCAGGCCGGCGCGGTCTGCGGCCGGGAACCAGGCGTCGGCGCGGTCGGCGATGACCGCGGCGGCGTCGCAGAGCGGGGCCGGGCCGGGGGCGCCGGCCGCGATGGCGGTGGCCCGGCTGTCCGCGGTGGCCATGCTGAGCATGCCGTCCAGCAGCGCCCGCAGCCGCTCCACCTCGGCCAGCGCCGACTCGTAGCCGGCCCGGCCGTCCGGGGTGACCTCGGCGGACAGCGCGTCCATCCGCAGCAGCAGCGCCGCCATCGGGTTGCGCACCTGGTGGGCG containing:
- the metK gene encoding methionine adenosyltransferase translates to MSRRLFTSESVTEGHPDKMADQISDAILDAMLKDDPSSRVAVETLITTGQVHIAGEVTTKTYVDIPAIVRKKILEIGYDSSAKGFDGDSCGVSVSIDQQSPDIAQGVDTAYEARVDGEDDALDRQGAGDQGLMFGYANRETPELMPLPIKLAHALSQRLSQVRHDGTVPYLRPDGKTQVTVEYDGATPVRLDTVVVSSQHAPDIDINELLTPDIKEHVIAPVVASYGLEADDYRLLVNPTGRFEIGGPMGDAGLTGRKIIVDTYGGYARHGGGAFSGKDPSKVDRSAAYATRWVAKNIVAAGLADRAEVQVAYAIGKAHPVGVFIETFGTEQVAPDVIEKAVKEVFDLRPAAIVRDLDLLRPIYSGTAAYGHFGRELPEFTWESTERAAALKAAVGA
- a CDS encoding ATP-binding protein, whose amino-acid sequence is MRRRLLAVLLVFSAVAAAAFAVPLLGAASEQRLQRLVLDRTADLDWFASLARQAAASGDPALLRDEVAGYAALYGEAVLVVDDRREVVAGAGRLSPADREAGPLIDAALRGQSPRSTPALAPWTREDVLLAAPVGDGIRTDGAVVLRASTARAAADTALLWGLVLGGALAALLACTGLSLALSRWVLRPLGELSAGVRALAGGPAAETGDSGPQVDVRTGPPELRDLAAAFNRMSTAVTESARTQSRLVADVAHQVRNPMAALLLRMDALSAEVTPDGRAGYESALAEVERLRALLDGMLSMATADSRATAIAAGAPGPAPLCDAAAVIADRADAWFPAADRAGLRLEAPPWPGAAGTEHPESPAAERAGLCGAPGAWRAAAPETAAPDAADATGPARESASSAGGSGEAEDGVLASRPEALPTEGEVPCCEKGPKPARQSTDPADAPPLPEAPEAEGSTAPGRGTGPVPSRDAARRAADDAPASRPEALPPEGGAAAHRGELSEVLSAPAVRDGAGEARNRDTGGPVDGESSTAPGAAAVPVAVAEGELAQMLDIALDNAVKYAGPGARIRIGCAAGPAPDMVRVEVRDDGPGMPDEDLERATRRFWRSGTAPAQGTGLGLAILERLATARGGALTLLPAAPHGLTVAIDLPRAAGRAGDAPLQGRPGEEAR
- a CDS encoding TAXI family TRAP transporter solute-binding subunit, which codes for MTRDLRAAERRGGPSRRAVLAALAAGAAGALLGGCGLEERRELVLASGEPGGLYADFAELLAEAVNRSERRLRVRTRATGGSLDNLGLLRDGGADLALSLADAAAGGSSPGGRLRALGRVYENYTQLVTAADGGVRRLADLDGRRVSLGDSGAGAAFTAERILASAGLRPGEDVEAVHLPLAEAARALAAGEVDAFFWSGGVPTPALSALEARTGIRLVPLDGVAAELRAEHGPVYAPIDVPAGAYGAVAPVATVGVPSLLACSAGLADEVAAALVRVLVEEAPSLIPGYTLGTQFLSASTLIGTSGVPLHPGAEQAYRELHG
- the gmk gene encoding guanylate kinase — encoded protein: MPIDPEDRSAAGPEDAGAPERRLTVLSGPSGVGKSTVVKELRAHHPEVWLSVSVTTRAPRPGETDGVEYFFVGADEFERMVAEGSLLEWAEFAGNRYGTPRAPVEERLRAGVPVLLEIDLQGARQVRESMPDSFHVFLAPPSWEELVRRLTGRGTEAPEVVQRRLDAARVELAAEKEFDATLVNTSVENVRDELLALVLAPKV
- the pyrF gene encoding orotidine-5'-phosphate decarboxylase is translated as MAAPIAVAIDAPEIETAARWASAVAPHVSTVKVGLELYLRYGPEVISTVRGANPVSVFLDLKLHDIPATVAGAARNVARLKPSILTVHAAGGADMIKAAVQAAPDTRIAAVTVLTSLDDAALESIGMRGPAADAARRLAVLAVVSGAQALVCSPHEVPALRAEVGPDVQLITPGVRPAGADRGDQARVATPEEALAAGADLLVIGRPITRAADPGAAAASLAAALRRAEAAGRA
- the mihF gene encoding integration host factor, actinobacterial type → MALPPLTPEQRAAALEKAAKARKERAEVKNRLKHGGVSLSEVLADGQTDDVIGKMKVSALLESLPGVGKVRAKQIMERLNIAESRRVRGLGANQRASLEREFGGAK
- the coaBC gene encoding bifunctional phosphopantothenoylcysteine decarboxylase/phosphopantothenate--cysteine ligase CoaBC, giving the protein MVLGVGAGIAAYKACELLRRFTESGHKVQVVPTAEALRFVGEPTWAALSGRPVATGVWDAVHEVPHVRIGQRADLVFVAPATADLLARAANGLAGDLLTNTLLTARCPVVFAPAMHTEMWEHPATRANVATLRERGAIVLEPAEGRLTGADTGKGRLPDPEALFEAGRAVLRRGSLPADLAGRRVVVSAGGTREAIDPVRYLGNRSSGRQGYALAATALARGARVTLVTAATGLTAPAGADVLPVESAVQMREAVLEARRDADAVVMAAAVADFRPAEQAPGKIKKTGAGPKPIELVENPDILAELARERTAAGQVVVGFAAETDDVLANGRAKLARKGCDLLVVNQVGDGRAFGTEDNQAVILGADGGSAEVPHGPKSALADRVWDLVRDRLPRV
- a CDS encoding dihydroorotate dehydrogenase electron transfer subunit, whose protein sequence is MSDFGPLQMRCPVLTVRRVDAYYAITVVAPGIAERFRAGQFVAAAVGGEQSSMLLRRPFAVHDVKPDYGGTVEFLFSVRGAGTAWLAERRSRDLLDLVGPLGRPFPLPRDPVNCVLVGGGSGSAPLFPLAHALRRRGCRVDVVLGGASADRVFSAITARRIAETATFTTDDGSFGVRGPVTAPLGRVIEEARSDVVYACGPMPMLREATAVAAEHGIPIQAVVEETMACGTGVCMACVVPVAGEDGITRMVRACVDGPVFRGERVRFDDVGTIPFDALGAPGWKPAAESAVVDPADREAG
- the rpoZ gene encoding DNA-directed RNA polymerase subunit omega; this encodes MAGTEPVAEGITNPPIDDLLELVDSKYSLVTMASKRARQINAYYAQLGEGLLEYVGPLVETQVQEKALSIALREVKAGLLTAEPYEGN
- a CDS encoding dihydroorotate dehydrogenase; this encodes MSTDLRVRLKDVELANPVLAAAGCAGTGRELAQFFDLSGIGALITKSVTMEPRAGHPAPRIAETPSGMLSATGLQGPGIEVFLQRDLPWLLSRGARVGVSLAGGGAAEYGELARRLSEASGVSFVEVNLSCPNPSDQGRHFTDDPREAARVVHAVRSHTRSDIPVFAKLAADVPDPVELAEACAQARADGLSLINTVRGMAIDPRTLRPAVAGGMGGVSGPAIRPIAVGCVHRVHAALPELPIIGSGGVRTGGDVLEFLAAGASAVAVGTVTFHDPSACVRIVRELEEALAEHGVDRVRDVVGAAHRPLGAAAGAGPLPRG